In one window of Cellulophaga sp. HaHa_2_95 DNA:
- a CDS encoding GMC oxidoreductase translates to MKKNDTNANYNYGFPTPGPQQPTGQDVMNHVFFTTKSDWKNIRETEQFDFIVIGSSFCCLAFVERTLTKNPFAKILILERGEFFLPEHFQNLPLPYKKTLGGLSETYPWTLSKKTTEGAYIKWQHGMLPFFGGRSTLWSAWCPRPTEEEMINWPKEVIANAHKYFAAAEKLLNVVPTDQIDTPIKSKPVYGVLQKEIQEKLDKNSFKIKEITRTFAAPLAVKTPDVVDLDFSKFSVPGKLLEIAEKQKELFKKGEGALVHIVTNCLVNKIIAQGNCPTALDTSRGIVSIGDAKLILAMGTLPPTTLIQNSFPKLQNVGKRFTSHFVSAIIARIPRAHFDFAHEVAELELGAFYIAGVNPERGHEGQFHIQLTALSDKNPNKNIKTALINMPDVVATATKEQLLSSKDHVVFVCATLGELDYKNKKNWFLKNADLDPTTNATLQVIANTNDMNVWNSMDKTTFATLEEILSPKGKKMVEYWDTITKKWENQRPTDKSYRVPALVHEASTLWISDQKNEGVVDVHYKLKNIENVYVTGAALWPTGASWNPTLTMVALAQHLADNLSK, encoded by the coding sequence ATGAAGAAAAACGATACTAATGCAAATTATAATTATGGATTCCCAACACCAGGACCTCAACAACCAACAGGCCAAGACGTAATGAATCATGTGTTTTTTACCACTAAGTCTGATTGGAAAAACATACGAGAAACTGAGCAGTTTGATTTTATAGTAATAGGTTCGAGTTTTTGCTGTCTTGCTTTTGTAGAAAGAACATTAACCAAAAATCCATTCGCTAAAATACTTATTTTGGAGCGTGGGGAATTCTTTTTACCGGAGCACTTTCAAAATTTACCTTTACCCTACAAAAAAACACTTGGAGGTTTAAGCGAAACATACCCTTGGACCTTATCCAAAAAAACCACAGAAGGAGCATATATCAAATGGCAGCATGGAATGCTGCCATTTTTTGGTGGGCGTTCTACATTGTGGAGTGCTTGGTGTCCCAGACCCACTGAAGAAGAAATGATTAATTGGCCCAAAGAAGTCATTGCCAATGCTCATAAATATTTTGCTGCAGCCGAAAAACTTCTAAATGTAGTACCTACAGATCAAATTGATACCCCCATTAAAAGCAAACCAGTATATGGTGTATTACAAAAAGAGATTCAAGAAAAATTAGATAAAAATTCCTTTAAAATTAAAGAAATCACAAGAACTTTTGCTGCACCATTAGCCGTAAAAACCCCTGACGTAGTTGACTTAGATTTCTCCAAATTCTCCGTACCAGGCAAACTTTTGGAGATCGCAGAAAAACAAAAAGAATTATTCAAAAAAGGAGAAGGTGCTTTGGTGCATATAGTCACAAATTGCCTTGTTAACAAAATTATAGCCCAAGGCAATTGCCCAACCGCATTGGATACCTCTAGAGGTATTGTCTCTATAGGAGATGCTAAATTAATTCTTGCCATGGGAACTCTACCTCCCACTACCTTAATTCAAAATTCCTTTCCGAAACTACAAAACGTAGGCAAACGATTTACATCACATTTTGTTTCTGCAATCATTGCCAGAATCCCAAGAGCACATTTTGATTTTGCTCATGAGGTAGCAGAATTAGAACTAGGCGCATTTTACATTGCAGGCGTAAACCCAGAAAGAGGCCATGAAGGCCAGTTTCACATTCAACTAACTGCATTATCAGATAAAAATCCGAATAAAAACATCAAAACTGCATTAATAAATATGCCAGATGTAGTAGCCACTGCAACTAAAGAGCAATTATTATCTTCAAAAGATCATGTTGTATTTGTTTGCGCTACCCTCGGAGAACTAGATTATAAAAATAAAAAAAACTGGTTTTTGAAAAATGCAGATTTAGACCCAACAACCAATGCTACTTTACAAGTCATTGCTAATACTAATGATATGAACGTATGGAATTCTATGGACAAAACTACTTTTGCAACCTTGGAAGAAATCCTATCGCCCAAAGGAAAAAAAATGGTGGAGTATTGGGATACTATAACTAAAAAATGGGAGAACCAAAGACCTACAGACAAAAGCTATAGAGTTCCAGCTCTAGTGCATGAAGCATCCACACTTTGGATTAGTGATCAAAAAAATGAAGGAGTGGTAGATGTACATTACAAACTAAAAAATATAGAAAATGTATATGTTACCGGTGCCGCCTTATGGCCCACTGGTGCCTCATGGAATCCAACTTTAACCATGGTGGCTTTAGCACAACACTTAGCAGATAATTTGAGTAAATAA
- a CDS encoding type IX secretion system membrane protein PorP/SprF: MNNVTNISNKITLVLIFLVIMSFQSAIGQEEATANFGTKTTYHNQLFFNRFLINPTFSLVRENKSYVNILHRNQYSTFEDNNQNYFIGFSNKINDHTALGLGVYSQWSGVVQEFGFNANYATSVQLGDKSSLTFGTNVTYFSDGLDRNRVVADENDPQLAQAQKESKIAIQPGVTLSIGKFDFSVYAQDLFKYNQSTNEFLTNFNDKSIKAALQYTHTMGTTRGLFANGRFTPMIQVARNSDNSFTYVGSMVLELPKYGWLQTTFDADYGLSAGFGFNLNDKMSLGYLMEKDVANTQADLGWNHELSVAYTFKNNKKTLADYVDNSQDSKVDAIIRNYEEQILKLMSAQEQQTKKSEIENGVDDTERVVPVKAKKGIPKKSRKTIERGAGSSGMAFNEPTEAIEDVNSLAYQNSLILDELIYRLDSLESTRNQEFERRFEDIVRVLKNEIQTAGTTKSNTAIAQKASFNNPNEVIASTKAEIKKVYAINNDHTSKTYEKLPIKVLNEADIVGVKTGFYVIANVYKTEKYLNAFMKNLQNRGLSPKKFYNKENGLFYVYLADYEVKQEAETAYVSNLNGKYNDEKWIMQVDTMNSTATAVNMYED, translated from the coding sequence ATGAACAACGTAACTAACATATCGAACAAAATCACACTGGTACTTATATTTCTAGTAATAATGAGTTTCCAGTCTGCAATCGGTCAAGAAGAGGCCACTGCAAATTTTGGTACAAAAACAACGTATCATAATCAATTGTTCTTTAACAGATTCTTAATTAATCCTACTTTTTCGTTGGTAAGAGAAAACAAATCTTACGTAAACATTTTACATAGAAATCAATACAGCACTTTTGAAGATAACAATCAAAACTACTTTATAGGTTTTAGTAATAAGATTAATGATCATACGGCACTAGGTTTAGGGGTATACAGCCAATGGTCGGGAGTAGTTCAAGAATTTGGTTTTAATGCAAATTATGCAACGTCTGTTCAATTAGGAGATAAAAGTAGCCTAACCTTCGGGACAAATGTTACTTATTTTAGTGATGGTTTAGATAGAAATCGTGTGGTAGCAGATGAAAACGATCCGCAATTGGCGCAAGCTCAAAAGGAAAGTAAAATTGCTATTCAGCCAGGGGTGACCTTATCAATTGGGAAATTTGATTTTAGTGTATATGCACAAGATTTATTTAAATACAACCAATCTACAAACGAGTTTTTAACCAACTTTAATGATAAAAGTATTAAAGCTGCTTTACAGTACACACATACAATGGGGACAACTCGGGGGTTGTTTGCGAACGGTAGGTTTACACCTATGATTCAAGTGGCACGTAACAGTGATAATAGTTTTACCTATGTAGGTTCAATGGTTTTGGAATTACCAAAATACGGATGGTTGCAAACTACTTTTGATGCAGATTATGGGCTTTCTGCTGGGTTTGGGTTTAATTTAAATGATAAAATGTCTTTGGGGTACTTAATGGAAAAAGACGTGGCAAATACACAAGCAGATTTAGGGTGGAATCATGAGTTATCTGTAGCGTATACATTTAAGAACAATAAAAAGACCTTAGCAGATTACGTTGATAACTCTCAAGATAGTAAAGTAGATGCTATCATTAGAAACTATGAAGAGCAGATTTTAAAATTGATGTCTGCACAGGAACAACAAACTAAAAAGTCAGAGATAGAAAATGGGGTTGATGACACAGAGCGTGTTGTTCCTGTTAAAGCGAAGAAAGGAATTCCTAAAAAGAGTAGAAAAACAATAGAAAGAGGAGCAGGTTCTAGCGGAATGGCTTTTAATGAGCCAACAGAAGCAATAGAAGATGTAAATTCTTTAGCGTATCAAAATAGCTTAATATTAGATGAGTTAATCTACAGATTAGATTCTTTAGAGTCTACTAGAAACCAAGAGTTCGAAAGAAGATTTGAGGATATTGTTAGAGTTCTTAAAAATGAAATCCAGACAGCGGGTACCACAAAATCAAATACGGCAATTGCACAGAAGGCTTCTTTTAATAACCCCAATGAAGTAATTGCTTCTACAAAAGCAGAAATTAAAAAGGTATACGCCATTAATAATGATCATACGAGTAAGACTTACGAAAAGTTACCAATAAAAGTTTTAAACGAAGCTGATATTGTAGGGGTAAAAACAGGATTTTATGTGATAGCAAATGTGTATAAAACAGAGAAGTATTTAAATGCTTTCATGAAGAATCTTCAGAATAGAGGCTTAAGTCCTAAGAAGTTTTATAACAAAGAGAACGGTTTGTTCTATGTGTACTTAGCAGACTACGAAGTGAAGCAAGAAGCAGAAACAGCTTATGTTTCTAACTTAAATGGGAAATACAATGATGAAAAATGGATCATGCAAGTTGATACTATGAATTCTACGGCTACTGCAGTGAACATGTATGAGGACTAG
- a CDS encoding PhzF family phenazine biosynthesis protein, with protein MDPSKTITVQIINAFTANNEGGNPAGVVLHADHLSPENKLEIAKKVGLSETAFVSNSASEAFKLDFYTPTKQIAHCGHATVATFSYLKQKDLLQDANSSKETIDGPRKIKIIGEDAFMEQLAPKYTSLETYEARILNSLKLKKSDVLPNTSIQLVHTGNSFIIIPLKNPELLKNLQPDFELIQGLSEELEAIGYYAFTVDTSDRNGHATTRMFAPSYGIPEEAATGMAAGPLACYLHDVMHIHEKHYRILQGNFMKHPSPSLIKVDLTIEKGKITQLMAGGKGVVKEERIIILDH; from the coding sequence ATGGACCCATCAAAAACAATCACCGTACAAATCATTAATGCTTTTACCGCCAATAACGAAGGAGGCAACCCTGCAGGCGTTGTACTTCATGCAGACCACCTCAGCCCTGAAAACAAATTAGAAATAGCTAAGAAAGTAGGATTATCTGAAACAGCATTTGTATCCAATTCCGCTTCAGAAGCCTTTAAATTAGACTTCTATACACCCACCAAACAGATTGCGCATTGCGGACATGCAACGGTTGCTACGTTTTCATATTTGAAGCAAAAAGATTTATTACAAGACGCAAATTCCTCAAAGGAGACTATAGACGGACCTCGAAAAATAAAAATTATAGGAGAAGATGCCTTTATGGAGCAATTAGCACCAAAATATACCTCCTTAGAAACCTACGAAGCACGCATCCTAAATTCTTTAAAGCTCAAAAAATCAGATGTACTCCCCAATACCTCCATACAACTGGTACATACCGGAAATTCTTTTATTATTATCCCCCTCAAAAACCCGGAACTTCTTAAAAATTTACAACCAGATTTTGAGCTCATCCAAGGGTTGAGTGAAGAACTAGAGGCTATTGGGTATTACGCCTTTACAGTAGACACCTCTGACCGTAACGGTCACGCTACCACCAGAATGTTTGCGCCTAGTTATGGCATCCCTGAAGAAGCGGCTACAGGGATGGCAGCTGGGCCTTTGGCTTGTTATCTGCATGATGTTATGCACATACACGAAAAACACTACAGGATTCTACAAGGCAATTTTATGAAACATCCATCCCCTAGTTTAATTAAGGTAGACCTAACTATTGAAAAAGGTAAGATTACCCAACTAATGGCTGGTGGAAAAGGAGTTGTTAAAGAGGAACGCATAATTATCTTGGACCATTAA
- a CDS encoding response regulator transcription factor, with protein sequence MQSNVLKIMIIDNDTRSHEGYRYFFETYTDYALAGIYTSVNDALKEFNSVMPDIIVSEVAIPDLNGIDAIQYFRKLKADIKVIMLSADSDFEQVKKAFKNQANGYLTKPLTNARLHHALDSIKFEGAAMSHDIASKLISMFQSKSYDSFSKRENQIIEFLCQGSTYKMIAERLFITASAVNFHIQNIYVKLNVNSKSEALVKLREMELKEAC encoded by the coding sequence ATGCAATCAAATGTTCTAAAAATCATGATCATTGATAACGATACACGGTCTCATGAAGGCTATCGTTATTTCTTTGAAACCTACACGGATTATGCGCTTGCCGGAATTTATACTTCGGTAAATGACGCCCTAAAAGAATTTAACTCTGTAATGCCTGATATTATTGTATCAGAAGTTGCAATTCCAGATTTAAATGGAATTGATGCTATTCAATATTTCAGAAAATTAAAAGCAGATATAAAAGTTATCATGTTAAGTGCAGATAGCGATTTTGAACAAGTAAAAAAAGCATTTAAAAATCAAGCTAATGGGTATTTAACGAAACCCCTTACTAATGCTAGGCTTCACCACGCTTTAGATTCTATAAAGTTTGAAGGTGCAGCTATGAGTCATGATATTGCCTCAAAGTTAATCTCTATGTTTCAAAGTAAATCTTATGATTCTTTTTCCAAAAGAGAAAATCAGATTATAGAATTTCTTTGTCAAGGAAGTACCTATAAAATGATTGCCGAACGATTATTTATTACAGCAAGCGCTGTTAATTTCCATATACAGAACATCTATGTAAAGCTTAATGTGAACTCTAAATCTGAAGCTTTGGTTAAGCTAAGAGAGATGGAGTTGAAAGAGGCTTGCTAG
- a CDS encoding methyltransferase, which produces MYENTFPNKRFEHTLNFLKKHVSTSQPILDLGVANPFSKIMVEHGYEIANTKGEDLDLDFSSVTASDAEVVTAFEIFEHLIAPFNVLREIKADKLVASIPMRLWFSPAYQSKTDTWDRHYHEFEDWQFDWLLEKAGWKIVDRIKFTNPVNKIGFRPLLRKFTPRYYMVYAERI; this is translated from the coding sequence ATGTACGAAAACACCTTTCCGAACAAGCGATTTGAACATACTTTAAACTTTTTAAAAAAGCATGTTTCCACATCGCAGCCTATTCTTGATCTAGGTGTAGCGAATCCGTTTTCAAAAATCATGGTAGAACATGGCTATGAAATTGCAAATACAAAAGGAGAAGATTTAGATCTAGACTTCTCCTCTGTAACTGCCTCTGATGCTGAAGTGGTAACTGCTTTCGAGATTTTTGAGCACTTAATAGCTCCTTTCAATGTATTACGAGAGATAAAAGCCGATAAATTAGTGGCTAGTATTCCTATGCGTTTATGGTTCTCCCCCGCCTACCAGAGTAAGACAGATACATGGGACCGTCATTATCATGAATTTGAAGATTGGCAGTTTGATTGGCTTTTGGAAAAAGCAGGTTGGAAAATTGTAGACCGTATTAAATTTACGAATCCTGTAAATAAAATAGGCTTTAGGCCTTTACTTAGAAAATTTACCCCTAGGTATTATATGGTATACGCAGAACGTATATAA
- a CDS encoding VOC family protein → MTTKKEYPKSFSHIGITVPDIKKAVSFYTEVMGWYVIMEPSTVTKETDTAIGQMCIDVFGDAWETFEIAHLATSDGIGVELFSFPQGIKEAPEFSPFNTGLFHFCIQDPDIEGLVEKVKAHGGKQRMAIREYYPKDKPFKMCYVEDPFGIVFEIYTHSYELTYSSGAYAK, encoded by the coding sequence ATGACCACTAAAAAAGAATATCCAAAATCGTTTTCACATATTGGCATTACCGTTCCTGATATTAAAAAAGCCGTTAGCTTTTATACGGAAGTAATGGGCTGGTATGTAATTATGGAACCCTCTACTGTTACAAAAGAAACAGATACGGCCATTGGACAAATGTGTATTGATGTATTTGGTGATGCTTGGGAAACTTTTGAGATTGCCCATTTAGCTACATCTGATGGCATCGGGGTGGAATTATTTTCATTTCCACAAGGCATTAAAGAAGCGCCAGAATTTAGTCCGTTCAACACAGGCCTTTTTCATTTTTGCATACAAGACCCCGACATTGAGGGCCTGGTAGAAAAGGTGAAAGCACATGGCGGAAAACAAAGAATGGCTATTCGTGAATATTACCCTAAAGACAAACCTTTTAAAATGTGTTATGTAGAAGATCCATTTGGTATTGTATTTGAGATTTATACCCACAGCTATGAACTAACCTATTCTTCTGGTGCGTATGCCAAATAA
- a CDS encoding 3-oxoacyl-ACP synthase III family protein has protein sequence MKIGITGTGSYIPPVLTANSSFNNHNFLNTDGTAFGHSNEVIIEKFKAITGIEERRYVTEDLNTSDIAFFAAEKAIADAGIDKETLDYIIFAHNFGDIKHGTSQGDTLPSLATRVKHHLKIKNPKCVAYDLLFGCPGWIEGVIQANAFIKSGIAKKCLVIGAETLSRIVDDYDRDSMIYADGAGATIIEASDTNGEILAHASATYAYEEANYLFFGPSYSKENTTGTNYIKMHGRKIYEFAVTNVPQAMRDCLDSSGLEITDVKKIFIHQANEKMDEAIVKRFYKSYGMQMPEGIMPMNIRENGNSSVATIPTLFDMVRHGKIENQSIEKGDVVIFASVGAGMNINAIVYRH, from the coding sequence ATGAAAATCGGAATTACAGGAACAGGATCATATATACCACCTGTTTTAACAGCAAATAGTAGCTTTAACAACCACAATTTTTTAAATACGGACGGAACCGCTTTTGGACATTCCAATGAAGTAATCATTGAAAAATTCAAAGCAATAACGGGTATTGAAGAGAGGCGCTATGTTACCGAAGATTTAAATACTTCTGACATTGCCTTCTTTGCTGCTGAAAAAGCAATTGCTGATGCAGGAATTGATAAAGAAACTTTAGATTACATCATCTTCGCTCATAATTTTGGCGATATAAAACACGGTACATCTCAAGGGGATACCTTGCCTAGTTTGGCAACCCGTGTAAAGCATCATTTAAAAATAAAGAATCCAAAATGTGTCGCCTATGATCTTCTTTTTGGGTGTCCAGGATGGATAGAGGGTGTAATACAAGCCAACGCATTTATTAAAAGTGGTATTGCCAAAAAATGTTTGGTAATTGGCGCTGAAACCCTTTCACGTATTGTAGATGATTATGATCGTGATTCTATGATTTATGCCGATGGTGCAGGAGCTACAATTATTGAAGCCTCTGATACGAATGGCGAAATACTAGCACATGCTTCTGCCACTTACGCTTACGAGGAAGCAAACTACTTATTTTTTGGCCCTTCTTATTCCAAAGAAAATACGACAGGTACCAACTACATTAAAATGCATGGTCGTAAGATCTATGAATTTGCAGTAACTAATGTACCGCAAGCTATGAGAGATTGTTTGGATAGTAGCGGACTAGAGATTACCGATGTTAAAAAAATATTCATACACCAAGCGAATGAAAAAATGGATGAAGCCATTGTAAAACGCTTTTATAAATCTTATGGGATGCAAATGCCAGAAGGAATTATGCCTATGAATATTAGGGAAAACGGAAATAGCTCTGTTGCTACCATCCCTACCCTATTTGATATGGTGAGACACGGAAAAATAGAAAATCAGTCGATTGAAAAAGGAGATGTTGTTATATTTGCAAGCGTTGGCGCAGGAATGAATATAAACGCCATTGTTTACAGACACTAA
- a CDS encoding sigma-70 family RNA polymerase sigma factor, with the protein MKDDISIIWDDLNEELFAFMFSQLKDEDLTKDLHQEVFLKVQTKIHQLKHTSKLTSWVYQIARNTLIDHFRKSKKSPLSLTNLELPENDVDSFAYSNLSNCINQKIASLSKVHREVILLTAFQDYSQKEVADQLNISYSGTKSRVQKAKQILKKDLLDCPNLETDPKGTLLNFEKNAE; encoded by the coding sequence GTGAAAGATGACATAAGTATAATTTGGGATGATCTTAACGAGGAATTATTTGCTTTTATGTTTTCTCAATTAAAAGACGAGGATCTTACTAAAGACCTGCATCAAGAGGTGTTTTTAAAAGTGCAAACAAAAATTCACCAACTAAAGCACACGTCTAAACTAACAAGTTGGGTATATCAAATTGCTAGAAACACCCTCATCGATCATTTTAGAAAATCAAAAAAATCACCCCTGAGTCTAACAAATTTAGAGCTTCCGGAAAACGATGTCGATAGTTTTGCTTATTCCAATTTAAGCAATTGCATCAATCAGAAAATAGCATCGCTTTCAAAAGTACACCGAGAAGTAATCCTCTTAACTGCTTTTCAAGATTACTCTCAAAAAGAGGTCGCAGATCAGTTAAATATTTCCTATTCTGGTACAAAGTCTCGAGTACAAAAAGCGAAACAAATCCTAAAGAAAGATTTATTGGATTGCCCCAATCTTGAAACGGATCCTAAGGGGACTTTGTTAAATTTTGAAAAAAATGCTGAATAA
- a CDS encoding helix-turn-helix domain-containing protein has protein sequence MNPNYCPLDYTMNLIGTKWKPMVLFHLLEGAERSGVLQKKVPGISNKMFTQTVRELEKDGLISREIYPVVPPKVEYALTARGKSLKAILKSLDQWGLEDKKGI, from the coding sequence ATGAATCCTAATTATTGTCCCCTAGATTATACCATGAATTTAATTGGTACCAAATGGAAGCCAATGGTGTTGTTCCATTTGTTAGAAGGAGCAGAGCGCTCTGGGGTTTTACAGAAGAAAGTTCCTGGAATTTCTAATAAAATGTTTACACAAACGGTAAGAGAATTAGAAAAAGACGGGTTAATTTCTAGAGAAATATATCCAGTTGTGCCTCCTAAGGTAGAATATGCTTTAACTGCGAGGGGAAAATCACTAAAAGCTATTTTAAAAAGCTTAGATCAATGGGGCTTAGAAGATAAGAAGGGTATTTAA